CGATCATGTAGGAGCCGATGAAGCGGCGCAGCTGGTGGATATAGATGTTGTAGGCCAGCCAGGCATCCTGGTCCTCGGCGTCGATCATCTCGCGCAGCGCGCGGAAGTCATTGACACCGGACAGACCCTTAACACCGGAGCGCTTGTTCAGCAGCTCATCGATCTCATCAATGCTCATGCCCGCATTGCGGTGCAGGTGGAAGACAATGCCGGGGTCGATGTCACCAGAGCGCGTGCCCATGGCCAGGCCGGCCAGCGGGGTCAGGCCCATCGAGGTGTCCACGGCCATGCCGCCGCGGATGGCGGCGGCCGAAGCACCGTTGCCCAGGTGCAAGGTGATCTGGTTGACCGCACCGGCGGGCATGTCCAGCAGCTCAGGAACCTGCTGGGAGACGTACTCGTGGGAGGTGCCGTGGAAGCCGTAGCGGCGGATGCCGTTTTCTAGCGCCACATCCTTATTCACCGCATACAGGGCGGCTGCCGGGGGCAGGGTGTGGAAGAAACCAGTGTCAAAGACGGCCACGTGCGGGATGTCCGGGAACATCTCGCGCGCCACCTCGATGCCGTCGATGTTGGCGGGGTTGTGCAGCGGGGCCAGGGGGATGAGGTCGCGGATCATGCCCAGGATCTCATCGGTGATCAGCTCCGGGGCGGAGAACAGGATGCCGCCGTGGACCACACGGTGGCCAACAGCTATGACCTCAACCTGCTTGGGGCCGCAGCCGTGTTCCTCCATGAGGTCAAAGGCCATCTTCAACCCGGCGGAGTGGTCCGGGATTTCGCCGTGGGTGGTGAACTTTTCCCCGCCGGTCTTTAAGGTAATGGCGCCTTCCGGCTCGCCGACCTGCTCGACCAGCCCGGAGACAAACGGGTCTTCGGTGGCGTCTGCGTGGGGGTCAACCAGCTGGAACTTGATGGATGAAGACCCGGAGTTTAAAACGAGAGCGTAGGACATTTACTTGTTTCCTCCTGCCTGGATGGCGGTGATGGCGACGGTGTTGACAATGTCCGGCACGGTCGCGCCGCGCGAGAGATCATTGATCGGCTTGTTCAGGCCCTGCAGGATGGGGCCAACGGCCAGGGCGTCGCCGGTGCGCTGGGC
Above is a genomic segment from Corynebacterium uberis containing:
- a CDS encoding acetate kinase, giving the protein MSYALVLNSGSSSIKFQLVDPHADATEDPFVSGLVEQVGEPEGAITLKTGGEKFTTHGEIPDHSAGLKMAFDLMEEHGCGPKQVEVIAVGHRVVHGGILFSAPELITDEILGMIRDLIPLAPLHNPANIDGIEVAREMFPDIPHVAVFDTGFFHTLPPAAALYAVNKDVALENGIRRYGFHGTSHEYVSQQVPELLDMPAGAVNQITLHLGNGASAAAIRGGMAVDTSMGLTPLAGLAMGTRSGDIDPGIVFHLHRNAGMSIDEIDELLNKRSGVKGLSGVNDFRALREMIDAEDQDAWLAYNIYIHQLRRFIGSYMIALGRVNAITFTAGVGENDQDVRADALAGLESYGIKIDPERNKLPNDGPREISTDDSAIRVFVVPTNEELAIARYAVGFVK